From Sulfuracidifex tepidarius, one genomic window encodes:
- a CDS encoding OFA family MFS transporter, whose product MERRQRFIVIGLITMLFNSLYQYSWNALEPLFRSGFQVSLVQVEVAFTLFTIFSTGFQTVGGHFADKQGPRKIGIISAIFAAVGFLGTSFSTSIYEFYVWWSLGSVGEGILYGIASNLAVKWYADRRGLATGLVSLGFGVGASAINPLIETFSSFREPTLLIGISEIIAVPILMWFAEYPKKQNPGRTPSELLKTWGWWSLYLSFVMAAVPLTVMSSSLAYLAKDFSPEYLALLISVFPFMSGVSRPIIGHLSDKIGRAKSVAMTDLMMFLGSVLLLVGFLPISAVIIGFFGGSTITLYFSLVGDLFGSKFSTSNNAILYTGKAVAGVLGGVVFSYLFLVSHLGSFIYVSVSSIAGLLFLIVSVKAVRSENKKKGNSFVIS is encoded by the coding sequence ATGGAGCGGAGGCAAAGGTTCATTGTCATAGGACTCATCACAATGCTCTTCAACTCCCTTTACCAGTACTCGTGGAACGCACTAGAACCTCTGTTCAGGTCAGGCTTTCAGGTATCCTTAGTGCAGGTCGAAGTAGCGTTCACTCTGTTCACGATTTTCTCCACGGGTTTCCAGACAGTGGGAGGCCACTTTGCGGACAAACAAGGTCCTAGGAAGATTGGTATAATCTCAGCAATATTTGCGGCGGTAGGATTCCTCGGCACGTCGTTCTCCACTTCCATCTATGAGTTCTACGTTTGGTGGTCGCTAGGGAGTGTGGGAGAGGGAATACTCTACGGGATAGCTTCCAACCTAGCCGTGAAGTGGTATGCAGACAGGAGAGGTCTAGCCACGGGTCTAGTTTCATTAGGCTTCGGTGTGGGAGCTTCCGCTATAAATCCCCTGATAGAGACTTTCTCTTCCTTCAGGGAACCCACTCTCTTAATAGGCATCTCGGAGATAATAGCTGTCCCAATCCTCATGTGGTTCGCTGAGTATCCTAAGAAGCAGAACCCCGGTAGGACACCCAGTGAACTCCTCAAGACGTGGGGGTGGTGGTCCCTTTACTTGTCATTCGTGATGGCTGCAGTCCCCTTGACTGTCATGTCCTCTTCTCTAGCTTACCTTGCTAAGGACTTCTCCCCTGAGTACCTAGCGTTGTTGATAAGCGTGTTTCCATTTATGAGCGGAGTAAGTAGACCCATCATAGGACACCTCTCCGACAAGATAGGACGAGCCAAGTCTGTAGCTATGACCGACTTGATGATGTTCCTTGGGTCAGTCCTCCTTTTGGTCGGCTTCCTGCCTATCTCAGCTGTGATCATAGGTTTCTTCGGGGGGTCCACAATAACCCTGTATTTCTCCCTCGTTGGAGACCTTTTCGGGTCAAAGTTCTCTACCTCAAATAACGCTATACTCTACACGGGGAAAGCCGTTGCAGGAGTTTTAGGCGGAGTTGTGTTCAGCTACCTCTTCTTGGTCTCACATCTAGGGTCTTTCATATACGTGTCCGTGTCCAGCATAGCGGGACTACTGTTTCTCATAGTATCAGTGAAGGCTGTAAGGTCGGAGAACAAGAAGAAAGGAAACTCTTTCGTCATATCTTAG
- a CDS encoding chloride channel protein, with the protein MSIFDRLHYFEKWFILGAIVGVVAGLAATTFYELLHLMEFIFLFKFIGMSYPRPLGEGGTLSFVFNKGHYYLIPFSIAIGGAISGFIVYTFAPEAEGHGTDAAIRAYHDYQGKMRWVVVPVKVIASAVTIGSGGSAGREGPTAQFSAGIGSLLGDLFKLSPEDRRRMVAIGIGAGIGTIFKTPIGGALLAAEILYRRDLEPELIYPGLVASAIGYVIFGSFFGFTPVFGYYLGTFSPFRLPMYAVLGLVSGVMAILYVKSFYGVQYVFKRLKISNYFKPVIGGLIMGAIALVAPEVIGTGYGWINLTEYAKFNAFYSPVLPLIVLLVSLPFLKILATSFSIGSGGSGGVYAPGLVIGATLGADIGLLFHYLFPQVAPAIAPFVIIGMAAFFGAAGKVPLSVIVMVTEMTGSLQILPGAMIAVAISYLVSGNYTIYRAQVPTRRDSPAHKMEYETPVMKVLKVKDAKLLDIRVKIHDKVETALSKMTENNFMSLPVTDDNDNFVGAVFLRDLEKADRKDTVARYVIKGVPYVKLDSSFEDCWEIMARLRSRWVCVVDGEKYIGVLPIDNLLQAYEKTVRNVS; encoded by the coding sequence ATGAGTATTTTCGATCGCCTTCATTACTTCGAAAAATGGTTTATTCTTGGTGCAATTGTAGGCGTAGTTGCTGGTCTTGCTGCTACAACGTTCTATGAGTTGTTACACTTAATGGAGTTTATCTTCCTTTTCAAATTTATTGGAATGTCTTACCCTAGGCCTTTAGGAGAAGGAGGAACCCTTTCCTTCGTCTTCAATAAGGGACACTATTACTTAATTCCCTTTTCTATCGCTATAGGTGGTGCAATTTCTGGATTCATTGTTTATACATTCGCCCCAGAAGCTGAGGGACACGGCACCGATGCTGCAATAAGGGCATATCATGATTATCAAGGTAAGATGAGGTGGGTAGTAGTTCCAGTAAAGGTGATTGCTTCTGCCGTGACTATAGGGTCTGGAGGTAGTGCAGGGAGAGAAGGCCCTACAGCGCAGTTTTCTGCAGGCATAGGGTCGTTATTGGGAGATCTCTTTAAGCTCTCCCCAGAAGATAGGAGGAGGATGGTTGCTATAGGAATTGGAGCTGGGATAGGTACGATATTCAAGACTCCAATTGGCGGAGCCCTACTAGCTGCAGAAATACTCTATAGAAGAGATCTCGAACCAGAACTGATTTATCCAGGGTTAGTCGCCTCTGCAATAGGTTACGTAATCTTCGGCTCCTTTTTCGGCTTCACACCGGTCTTTGGCTACTACCTCGGTACATTCAGCCCGTTCCGTTTACCAATGTACGCAGTATTAGGCTTAGTAAGCGGGGTGATGGCTATACTTTACGTAAAGTCGTTCTACGGAGTCCAGTACGTCTTCAAGAGGCTTAAAATAAGTAACTACTTTAAACCCGTAATAGGTGGACTAATAATGGGGGCTATAGCATTAGTAGCCCCAGAAGTAATAGGCACAGGTTACGGATGGATAAATTTGACTGAGTATGCTAAATTTAATGCCTTTTATTCACCCGTACTTCCCCTAATAGTTCTGTTAGTTTCACTCCCGTTTTTGAAGATCCTTGCTACTTCCTTCTCCATCGGCTCAGGAGGAAGCGGAGGAGTTTACGCGCCTGGACTTGTCATAGGGGCGACTTTAGGGGCTGACATAGGACTGCTCTTCCACTATTTATTCCCACAAGTAGCACCTGCAATTGCTCCCTTCGTAATAATAGGTATGGCTGCTTTTTTCGGAGCCGCGGGAAAAGTTCCATTATCTGTAATAGTTATGGTTACTGAGATGACCGGGAGCCTTCAGATTTTACCTGGGGCTATGATAGCTGTAGCTATTTCATATCTAGTATCTGGCAATTATACAATTTATCGGGCTCAAGTTCCCACAAGGAGGGATTCGCCAGCACACAAGATGGAATATGAAACCCCAGTAATGAAGGTACTGAAAGTTAAAGACGCAAAGTTATTGGATATAAGGGTTAAAATACACGATAAGGTAGAGACTGCACTTTCAAAGATGACAGAGAACAACTTTATGAGTCTACCTGTAACTGACGATAATGATAACTTTGTAGGAGCAGTGTTTTTAAGGGATCTGGAAAAGGCAGACAGAAAAGACACTGTAGCAAGATATGTAATCAAAGGAGTGCCTTACGTTAAGCTAGACTCGTCCTTTGAAGACTGTTGGGAAATAATGGCTAGGCTTAGAAGCAGGTGGGTCTGTGTAGTCGATGGTGAGAAGTATATTGGAGTCCTACCAATAGATAATTTACTTCAAGCATATGAAAAGACCGTTAGAAACGTTTCATAA
- a CDS encoding DUF1404 domain-containing protein, with the protein MKEVTHNNKNRTTFNLVALSLIALTMNPLTEGMETVHEWLFMASHYVLVIAGFLMAFRWLKGSLLFIVPATSLLVFWHVPLFYALAGSDLAFRLACDVSMIASGILIGISSSSMSTLTWLTLFVTWMSADTFFSIVLLLQVPAYSNVAFPFSPFTPSQEVTTAVAMWVFMSGIIAVVLGNFLRKLIF; encoded by the coding sequence ATGAAGGAAGTAACACACAATAACAAGAATAGAACAACTTTTAATTTGGTAGCACTATCACTGATAGCCCTGACCATGAATCCCCTCACAGAGGGCATGGAGACGGTCCACGAATGGCTATTCATGGCCAGTCACTACGTTTTGGTCATAGCAGGGTTCCTCATGGCTTTCAGGTGGTTGAAGGGGAGCTTGCTATTCATCGTTCCTGCTACCTCTCTCCTGGTGTTTTGGCACGTCCCTCTGTTTTACGCTTTGGCGGGAAGCGACCTAGCTTTTCGACTGGCCTGCGACGTGTCGATGATAGCTTCCGGTATTCTCATAGGAATATCTTCATCTTCCATGTCGACCCTCACATGGTTGACCTTGTTCGTAACTTGGATGTCAGCTGATACCTTCTTCTCTATAGTACTTCTCCTCCAAGTCCCGGCTTACTCCAACGTCGCATTTCCTTTCTCTCCTTTCACACCTTCCCAAGAAGTTACCACGGCTGTTGCCATGTGGGTTTTCATGTCTGGTATAATAGCTGTGGTCTTAGGCAACTTCTTGAGGAAGTTGATATTCTGA
- the soxC gene encoding proton pump complex cytochrome B SoxC, producing the protein MEEKGEERQKRRGLFGELLDRVGIDEAPLFRTPDYMYNVSYWLGAMVAASFFYTVITGLILLLLYEPANAYGQTEAIINTIPYGSVLLFSHLYGSYIMIVLVYIHMFRNYFKGAYKKPRELQWITGILLLALTLGASFFGYSMVGDVLGIDAVDIGASLLIGTGFPGATTIVGWLFGPGIDAVQSSNPVVRSEFFDRILGWHIIMVALIGLLFVVHLMLSERYGMTPSVKDKPKVPAYYTKEEQQRFNAWWPRNFVYMLSILLMTWGIILIVPNVLVNLNEGTFFGIKVSLPLVINPFPAPQAFTAAATNTAPYPPWFFLFLYKFVDFLLPNGLPLLPSMVISVMVVGLVVIMLIPFFENSQLMFISSRKFWTWVMSMFAYSLVALSIWGYLAPGVPAPFTQQLEILGVPAVLIAAIIYVSGRKKGKTLESPTVKAPLIGPTSVLGTSVSILFLAGAFGDFLLKPSMAGLLLIPLAGIFAYHFTSRMIKAFGSPSYARVSREISFYAIPVIFIVTVFLLFLMTTLPSVGVASSLAGIDLGVIVFLWGYAINLYHRVVYSR; encoded by the coding sequence ATGGAGGAGAAAGGAGAAGAAAGACAAAAAAGGAGGGGATTATTTGGAGAACTTCTAGATAGGGTTGGAATAGACGAAGCTCCCCTGTTCAGGACTCCAGATTACATGTATAACGTTTCTTACTGGCTAGGGGCAATGGTGGCAGCTAGCTTCTTCTATACTGTGATAACCGGGCTTATACTCCTCCTCCTTTATGAACCCGCAAACGCGTACGGCCAAACTGAAGCCATCATAAACACGATTCCTTATGGGTCGGTGCTTCTCTTCAGCCACCTCTACGGATCGTATATCATGATAGTCCTAGTTTACATCCACATGTTTAGAAATTATTTCAAAGGAGCATATAAGAAACCCAGAGAACTTCAGTGGATCACAGGGATCCTCCTCTTAGCCCTTACTCTAGGTGCCTCCTTCTTCGGCTACAGTATGGTAGGGGACGTGTTGGGTATAGACGCTGTCGACATAGGTGCTTCTCTCCTAATCGGTACGGGTTTCCCCGGGGCTACTACCATAGTAGGCTGGCTCTTCGGTCCAGGAATTGACGCTGTGCAGTCGTCGAACCCAGTTGTCAGGAGCGAGTTCTTCGATAGAATACTCGGATGGCACATCATCATGGTAGCGTTAATAGGATTGCTTTTTGTAGTCCACCTGATGCTATCCGAAAGATATGGTATGACTCCTTCTGTGAAGGATAAGCCCAAAGTTCCAGCTTACTACACCAAGGAAGAGCAACAGAGGTTTAATGCTTGGTGGCCTAGGAACTTCGTTTACATGCTCTCCATATTACTTATGACATGGGGGATAATCCTAATTGTACCTAACGTACTAGTTAACTTGAACGAAGGGACGTTCTTCGGAATCAAAGTCTCTCTGCCGTTGGTTATCAATCCGTTCCCCGCACCTCAAGCGTTCACTGCTGCAGCCACGAACACCGCACCTTATCCCCCATGGTTCTTCCTGTTCCTATACAAATTTGTGGACTTCCTATTACCTAACGGTTTACCTTTACTCCCCTCTATGGTCATCTCAGTCATGGTAGTAGGACTGGTCGTAATAATGTTGATACCTTTCTTCGAGAACAGCCAGCTGATGTTCATAAGTAGCAGGAAGTTCTGGACGTGGGTAATGTCGATGTTCGCCTATTCCCTGGTTGCGCTATCAATCTGGGGGTACCTAGCTCCTGGTGTTCCCGCGCCATTCACGCAACAGCTCGAAATATTGGGAGTACCTGCAGTCCTAATAGCCGCGATAATCTACGTTTCCGGAAGGAAGAAGGGAAAGACACTGGAAAGCCCAACAGTTAAAGCCCCTCTCATTGGACCCACCTCAGTTCTGGGCACATCTGTGAGTATCCTGTTCCTCGCCGGTGCGTTCGGAGATTTCCTTCTCAAACCTTCAATGGCTGGTCTGCTCTTGATACCCTTGGCGGGAATCTTCGCTTACCACTTCACGTCCAGGATGATTAAGGCTTTCGGCTCTCCGTCTTACGCTAGAGTATCTAGGGAGATCAGCTTTTACGCTATCCCTGTAATATTTATAGTGACGGTATTCCTGCTTTTCCTGATGACTACATTGCCCAGCGTGGGGGTAGCATCCTCCTTAGCCGGAATAGACTTAGGAGTCATAGTCTTCTTGTGGGGATACGCGATCAACTTGTACCACCGTGTAGTCTACTCAAGGTAA
- the soxB gene encoding proton pump complex quinol oxidase subunit SoxB — protein sequence MLGSIAWLITLGTAAMNMRTYLVYNSNSPAVGPVYYTALTIHGWSAMLGLVPDAALAVILYSMYKSDLSVVHVRAVTSLFWIANISLALALFGGPDMGWYMYPPLAITDNAAFQAFRLYHGAVMGLAYLFLAFNSAAGAAASLILVVDSYLTKKKDQKINIFAAYGVAFALVIGVTLPALTAAELWYVLAVWLPSIVKVNPLLWVILFWFYGHPVVYYVPFPLFGALYYYIPIYARRPLFSEKWARLNIFLLAIGSMLIWVHHLQTFPLPTDLRAWITVSTLVLASGSGLTVLNLGLTILTGNGYNYKDPLGMTFLIALIGFIIGGVQALPLPINLINGVVHNTYYVVGHFHLVIWTLILVGFTGVFLDLLKASRPNLEYGRKSRNLMLAGILLWTIPFVGVGYTMTVAGYLGLLRRVIAYPPMFTDYMQLMSFLAEIGIPGLVLTISTAIAEYVKAGTPVISKVTSFSPSQPPSFMIEGNKGGINMGRKVNFRLNTGDKIGKS from the coding sequence ATGCTCGGTTCCATAGCTTGGCTAATCACTCTGGGGACCGCTGCAATGAACATGAGGACTTACTTAGTGTACAACTCCAATTCCCCTGCAGTCGGACCGGTTTACTACACCGCGCTGACTATACACGGCTGGTCCGCCATGTTGGGTCTAGTACCAGACGCTGCGTTAGCTGTGATACTCTACTCCATGTATAAGTCTGATCTATCCGTGGTTCACGTCCGCGCCGTGACATCGCTGTTCTGGATAGCCAACATTTCTCTAGCTCTAGCCTTGTTCGGCGGTCCAGACATGGGCTGGTACATGTATCCGCCCTTAGCTATAACTGACAACGCTGCGTTTCAGGCATTCAGACTTTACCACGGAGCAGTGATGGGGTTAGCTTACCTCTTCCTAGCGTTCAACAGCGCTGCAGGGGCAGCTGCATCACTGATCCTTGTGGTCGACTCTTACCTGACGAAGAAGAAGGATCAGAAGATCAACATCTTCGCTGCTTACGGTGTCGCCTTCGCGCTTGTAATAGGTGTGACGCTTCCTGCACTTACTGCCGCAGAGCTCTGGTACGTACTTGCAGTGTGGTTACCCTCCATTGTGAAGGTGAACCCTCTACTCTGGGTAATACTCTTCTGGTTCTACGGGCACCCGGTAGTATACTACGTACCCTTCCCGTTATTTGGAGCACTGTATTATTATATCCCGATCTATGCCCGCAGACCACTATTCAGTGAGAAGTGGGCGAGGCTCAACATATTCCTCCTTGCCATCGGATCCATGTTGATATGGGTACACCACTTGCAGACATTCCCGCTTCCTACCGACTTGAGGGCATGGATAACCGTGTCCACCTTGGTATTGGCCTCAGGATCTGGGCTCACTGTTCTCAACCTGGGCCTCACCATTCTAACTGGAAATGGATATAATTACAAGGATCCCTTAGGAATGACATTCCTCATAGCGTTAATAGGGTTCATAATAGGAGGAGTTCAAGCCCTCCCGCTTCCAATAAACTTGATCAACGGTGTAGTTCACAATACCTATTACGTCGTGGGCCACTTCCATCTGGTGATATGGACTCTCATCCTCGTCGGCTTCACCGGGGTATTCCTGGACTTGTTGAAGGCATCCAGGCCAAACTTGGAATACGGAAGAAAGTCGAGGAACCTCATGTTGGCAGGGATTCTCCTCTGGACTATTCCGTTCGTCGGTGTAGGGTATACAATGACGGTTGCAGGATATCTGGGACTCCTCAGAAGGGTCATAGCGTATCCTCCGATGTTCACGGACTATATGCAGTTGATGTCCTTCCTGGCTGAGATCGGGATACCCGGACTAGTCCTGACCATCTCCACTGCCATAGCCGAATACGTAAAGGCGGGGACTCCTGTCATAAGTAAAGTCACGTCTTTCTCTCCTTCCCAACCTCCCTCCTTCATGATCGAGGGAAATAAAGGGGGGATTAACATGGGAAGGAAAGTTAACTTCAGGTTAAACACAGGTGATAAGATTGGAAAATCCTGA
- the soxA gene encoding proton pump complex quinol oxidase subunit SoxA, which produces MSFSEKIKEHAEVAWFVVMLILVGVFVAWNIVGVTNGSSTSYRYGLPLKSGMPMNAQNAVNYFQAHSDGDQEVVNGVLVVNMSVGFKGFSPNVIVANTSEPVVIILHSPQVVTGFFMRFPDGVVNVNAVPGYTSYIYFVTPSSPGNFTWRDPEYAGYNFSYWTGTLEVK; this is translated from the coding sequence ATGAGTTTCTCAGAGAAGATAAAGGAACACGCTGAGGTAGCTTGGTTTGTCGTAATGTTAATTCTTGTGGGCGTGTTTGTAGCATGGAACATAGTCGGGGTTACTAACGGGTCTAGCACTAGCTATAGGTACGGGTTGCCTCTGAAGAGCGGAATGCCAATGAACGCGCAGAACGCCGTGAACTACTTTCAGGCACATTCAGACGGCGACCAGGAAGTAGTAAACGGGGTACTAGTTGTCAACATGTCTGTCGGGTTCAAGGGATTTAGCCCTAACGTGATCGTAGCCAACACGAGCGAGCCTGTAGTCATAATCCTTCATTCCCCACAAGTAGTAACCGGCTTCTTCATGAGGTTTCCTGACGGTGTTGTTAACGTCAACGCCGTCCCCGGTTACACTAGCTACATTTACTTCGTGACGCCTTCCTCGCCGGGTAACTTCACATGGCGTGACCCTGAGTACGCCGGATACAATTTCTCCTATTGGACTGGGACATTAGAGGTGAAATAA
- a CDS encoding Rieske 2Fe-2S domain-containing protein — MRHGKEKFDQEKFMKAGRGYLYNYAEQNVGPLSPGRRAFLKGVLIGIGVVTVASALPLVSVLNPQEVTLKSFPWIVIVDSNGNPIKASTFPVNEPTIMLFQYPMLGDITFLLNMGDENDKPVAIPPTKVTIPQNGATYDFPGGVGPNKSIVAYSAICQHLGCAPPEIHFYPPKYFSPGGNVPNFLPSSAYQAAVAAGAKSIIHCDCHGSTYDPWHGAAVVTGPTVRPLPYVQLYWDQDTDFLYAVSMNTKAPPIMDHTSDLEGAAYLDSYDSKTQCGKLILGQNQKPSNCYTELQSDGNTFSGGS; from the coding sequence ATGAGGCACGGAAAGGAGAAGTTCGACCAAGAGAAATTCATGAAGGCAGGAAGAGGCTACCTGTACAATTACGCCGAACAAAACGTGGGCCCGCTGAGCCCTGGGAGGAGGGCCTTCCTGAAGGGAGTCCTCATAGGAATAGGCGTGGTCACAGTTGCGTCTGCTCTTCCCCTGGTCTCCGTGTTGAATCCTCAGGAAGTAACGTTAAAGAGCTTCCCGTGGATTGTGATAGTCGACTCCAACGGGAACCCAATAAAGGCGTCCACTTTCCCCGTGAACGAACCTACAATCATGTTGTTTCAGTACCCTATGCTGGGGGACATAACTTTCCTGTTAAACATGGGAGACGAGAACGACAAACCCGTGGCTATACCCCCGACTAAGGTGACCATACCACAGAACGGAGCTACATATGATTTCCCAGGTGGAGTCGGACCGAACAAGTCTATAGTAGCTTACAGCGCTATATGCCAGCACCTAGGCTGTGCTCCACCAGAGATACACTTCTACCCTCCTAAGTATTTCTCACCAGGAGGGAATGTTCCAAACTTCCTTCCATCCAGTGCATACCAAGCAGCAGTAGCAGCTGGAGCGAAGAGTATAATCCACTGTGACTGTCACGGATCGACTTACGATCCTTGGCATGGGGCAGCAGTAGTTACCGGTCCCACAGTCCGTCCCCTCCCTTACGTACAACTCTACTGGGACCAGGATACGGACTTCCTTTACGCTGTTTCCATGAACACTAAGGCTCCCCCGATCATGGATCATACGTCCGATCTAGAGGGTGCAGCTTATTTGGACTCTTACGATTCGAAGACGCAGTGCGGGAAACTGATTTTGGGCCAAAACCAGAAGCCTTCAAACTGTTATACTGAACTTCAGAGCGACGGTAACACTTTCTCAGGTGGTTCATGA
- the rnhA gene encoding ribonuclease HI: MIGYFDGLCEPKNPGGIATYGYVIYEGNVKVKEGYGLAAEPFSPSSTNNVAEYTGVLCLLTEMKRINAESPEIRGDSQLVIRQLNGEYKVKSERIRSLYERALEIASEINATFVWVPREMNKEADSLTRVAYEKARRGEIREVGCD; this comes from the coding sequence ATGATCGGATACTTTGACGGGCTTTGCGAACCTAAGAACCCAGGAGGAATAGCTACATACGGATACGTTATCTATGAAGGTAACGTGAAGGTCAAGGAGGGATACGGTTTAGCAGCGGAGCCTTTCTCACCTTCTTCCACCAACAATGTAGCAGAATACACAGGGGTACTATGTCTCCTCACGGAGATGAAGAGAATCAACGCTGAAAGCCCTGAGATAAGGGGAGACAGTCAGCTAGTCATCAGGCAACTCAACGGGGAGTACAAGGTGAAGAGTGAGAGGATAAGATCCCTTTACGAAAGAGCGCTCGAGATAGCTTCGGAGATAAATGCGACCTTCGTCTGGGTACCCCGTGAGATGAACAAGGAAGCTGACTCTCTCACCAGAGTAGCATATGAGAAAGCAAGGAGAGGAGAGATCAGAGAGGTGGGCTGTGACTAA
- a CDS encoding pirin family protein, with protein MDRKIEYLIQGRHTMDGAGVKLYRVFGGPNTVELTDPFLLLDFFGSDRKSDYINGFPWHPHRGIETVTYQIEGSTEHEDSEGNKGIIHHGDLQWMTAGSGIFHQEMPRPEGKSERVMGFQLWINLPASEKMTYPVYRDVKKRESEEKDHWGKFRVIAGEFMGILGPVRAGRKVDPLYVDMEIEPENEVVFNPGSQRNVLAYVMKGKVRIGDSPELEEGQLAVMSQGDLLKVSSGEGGARVLVLGGKPLKEPVAWYGPIVMNTDEEIHQALKELRDGTFVKEKRPRVE; from the coding sequence ATGGACAGAAAGATAGAATATCTCATACAAGGTAGACATACCATGGACGGGGCCGGAGTGAAGTTATACCGAGTATTCGGAGGGCCCAATACGGTGGAGTTGACAGACCCTTTCCTCCTTCTCGACTTCTTCGGCTCTGATAGGAAGTCTGACTACATTAACGGTTTCCCATGGCACCCTCACAGGGGGATTGAGACCGTAACGTACCAGATAGAGGGTTCAACGGAGCATGAAGACAGTGAAGGAAACAAGGGGATAATACATCATGGAGACCTTCAATGGATGACTGCGGGGAGCGGGATATTCCACCAGGAGATGCCCCGTCCTGAAGGGAAGAGCGAGAGGGTGATGGGCTTTCAACTTTGGATAAACTTACCTGCCTCCGAAAAGATGACATATCCTGTTTATAGGGACGTGAAAAAGAGAGAATCGGAGGAAAAGGACCACTGGGGGAAATTCAGGGTAATAGCAGGTGAATTCATGGGTATCCTTGGCCCAGTGAGGGCAGGGAGGAAGGTGGATCCTCTTTACGTAGACATGGAGATAGAGCCGGAAAACGAGGTGGTCTTCAACCCGGGGAGTCAAAGAAACGTTCTCGCTTACGTTATGAAAGGGAAAGTGAGAATAGGAGACAGCCCAGAATTGGAGGAGGGACAGCTGGCCGTAATGAGTCAAGGAGACTTGTTAAAGGTCTCGTCCGGAGAGGGCGGAGCTAGAGTCCTCGTCCTAGGAGGGAAACCCCTGAAGGAGCCAGTAGCCTGGTATGGGCCTATAGTGATGAACACGGACGAAGAAATTCATCAAGCATTGAAGGAACTCAGAGATGGAACATTCGTGAAGGAGAAGAGACCTAGAGTGGAATGA
- a CDS encoding PaREP1 family protein: MESKIPTIEKHKGAYVKIRIIESLDELTLGLKLLKEGFSRNSANKVFLSWKAFISALTVINLDKMPRDEKEKEWYYKTGFLAPTTGLKGISQRLDELGYKVNHLTSTALELHRYSYNGLYKGASDYADRSEAIRDILYLSKEIMRVVKDLFRDYWGEEIEEHYKIAERELKENLS; this comes from the coding sequence ATGGAATCCAAAATACCTACCATCGAGAAGCACAAGGGCGCTTACGTTAAAATAAGGATAATTGAAAGTTTAGATGAGTTGACGTTAGGGTTAAAATTACTTAAAGAGGGTTTCAGTAGGAATTCCGCAAACAAGGTCTTCCTATCCTGGAAGGCTTTTATAAGTGCATTAACAGTTATAAACCTTGATAAGATGCCTAGGGATGAGAAGGAAAAAGAGTGGTATTATAAGACTGGCTTCCTTGCCCCTACAACCGGGCTGAAGGGAATCTCTCAGAGACTTGATGAACTTGGATACAAGGTAAACCACCTCACTTCTACTGCATTGGAGTTGCATAGATATTCTTATAACGGGCTTTATAAGGGGGCAAGTGATTATGCTGATAGGAGTGAGGCAATAAGGGATATTCTTTACCTTTCTAAGGAGATAATGAGAGTCGTAAAGGACCTCTTCAGGGATTATTGGGGTGAGGAAATTGAGGAGCATTATAAAATTGCTGAAAGGGAGCTTAAAGAAAATCTTAGTTAA